A single region of the Lycium barbarum isolate Lr01 chromosome 2, ASM1917538v2, whole genome shotgun sequence genome encodes:
- the LOC132628222 gene encoding probable trehalose-phosphate phosphatase H isoform X1 yields the protein MNLKHLGIYQDSRMETRFRFGFCAVIAVALCICLCGHSVYAGNSKPKNVQVALRAKWSGTPVILEAGLIEDMGLPRFSSTECENAFSIEYTSWLMEHPSALDKFEEMTSIAKGRKIVIFLDYDGTLSDIVPNPEEAFMTEKMRMVLREVANRFPTAIISGRKRERVQDFVQLKNVYYAGSHGLDIEAPLDSTNFDEMDNKVVLYQPAKEFLPEKRKVLNILSERTKGIKGVNIEDNKFCISVHFRHVHTKDLGTLWNVIAVVLEEYQNFRVSTGKKVFEIRPDIMWNKGHALEYFLEILGFGNSDDVLPIYIGDDRTDEDAFRVLRKRGQGFSIIVSAAPKDTKALYSLREPKEVMEFLLGLVIWSNSTTS from the exons ATGAATCTGAAACATCTTGGTATTTATCAAGATTCAAGAATGGAGACTCGTTTCAGATTTGGGTTTTGTGCTGTGATCGCTGTAGCTTTGTGTATTTGTCTTTGTGGGCATTCAGTATATGCGGGGAATAGTAAACCCAAGAATGTTCAGGTTGCTTTAAGGGCTAAGTGGTCTGGTACCCCTGTAATCTTGGAAGCCGG GTTGATTGAAGATATGGGATTGCCAAGATTCTCATCGACTGAATGTGAAAATGCTTTCTCAATTGAGTATACTTCTTGGCTG ATGGAGCATCCTTCTGCATTGGATAAATTTGAAGAAATGACGAGCATAGCTAAAGGGAGAAAAATAGTAATTTTCCTGGATTATGATGGCACCTTGTCTGATATTGTGCCCAACCCTGAAGAAGCTTTTATGACTGAGAAG ATGAGAATGGTGCTACGTGAAGTTGCTAATCGCTTTCCTACAGCAATCATTAGTGGACGAAAACGAGAAAGG GTACAAGATTTTGTACAACTGAAAAATGTGTATTATGCTGGAAGTCATGGGCTAGATATTGAAGCTCCCTTGGATTCAACAAATTTTGATGAAATG gATAATAAGGTTGTTCTCTACCAACCGGCAAAAGAATTCTTGCCTGAAAAACGTAAG GTTCTTAATATCTTGAGTGAGAGAACCAAAGGTATTAAAGGCGTAAATATTGAAGACAACAAATTCTGCATTTCTGTACACTTTAGGCATGTTCACACAAAG GACCTGGGCACACTTTGGAATGTCATTGCAGTTGTGTTAGAAGAATACCAAAACTTTCGTGTATCAACTGGAAAGAAG GTGTTTGAGATTCGACCAGATATTATGTGGAACAAAGGTCACGCATTGGAGTATTTCTTAGAAATTCTTGGTTTTGGAAATTCAGATGATGTCCTCCCAATATATATTGGGGATGATCGAACTGATGAAGACGCTTTCAGG GTATTAAGGAAAAGAGGACAAGGTTTTTCAATAATTGTTTCTGCTGCTCCAAAAGACACCAAGGCTTTATACTCTTTACGTGAACCAAAGGAAGTTATGGAGTTTTTGTTAGGTCTAGTGATTTGGAGCAATAGTACTACTTCGTAG
- the LOC132628224 gene encoding probable trehalose-phosphate phosphatase D isoform X2 translates to MGLPRFSSTECENAFSIEYTSWLMEHPSALDKFEEMTSIAKGRKIVIFLDYDGTLSDIVPNPEEAFMTEKMRMVLREVANRFPTAIISGRKRERDNKVVLYQPAKEFLPEKRKVLNILSERTKGIKGVNIEDNKFCISVHFRHVHTKDLGTLWNVIAVVLEEYQNFRVSTGKKVFEIRPDIMWNKGHALEYFLEILGFGNSDDVLPIYIGDDRTDEDAFRVLRKRGQGFSIIVSAAPKDTKALYSLREPKEVMEFLLGLVIWSNSTTS, encoded by the exons ATGGGATTGCCAAGATTCTCATCGACTGAATGTGAAAATGCTTTCTCAATTGAGTATACTTCTTGGCTG ATGGAGCATCCTTCTGCATTGGATAAATTTGAAGAAATGACGAGCATAGCTAAAGGGAGAAAAATAGTAATTTTCCTGGATTATGATGGCACCTTGTCTGATATTGTGCCCAACCCTGAAGAAGCTTTTATGACTGAGAAG ATGAGAATGGTGCTACGTGAAGTTGCTAATCGCTTTCCTACAGCAATCATTAGTGGACGAAAACGAGAAAGG gATAATAAGGTTGTTCTCTACCAACCGGCAAAAGAATTCTTGCCTGAAAAACGTAAG GTTCTTAATATCTTGAGTGAGAGAACCAAAGGTATTAAAGGCGTAAATATTGAAGACAACAAATTCTGCATTTCTGTACACTTTAGGCATGTTCACACAAAG GACCTGGGCACACTTTGGAATGTCATTGCAGTTGTGTTAGAAGAATACCAAAACTTTCGTGTATCAACTGGAAAGAAG GTGTTTGAGATTCGACCAGATATTATGTGGAACAAAGGTCACGCATTGGAGTATTTCTTAGAAATTCTTGGTTTTGGAAATTCAGATGATGTCCTCCCAATATATATTGGGGATGATCGAACTGATGAAGACGCTTTCAGG GTATTAAGGAAAAGAGGACAAGGTTTTTCAATAATTGTTTCTGCTGCTCCAAAAGACACCAAGGCTTTATACTCTTTACGTGAACCAAAGGAAGTTATGGAGTTTTTGTTAGGTCTAGTGATTTGGAGCAATAGTACTACTTCGTAG
- the LOC132628224 gene encoding probable trehalose-phosphate phosphatase 6 isoform X1: MGLPRFSSTECENAFSIEYTSWLMEHPSALDKFEEMTSIAKGRKIVIFLDYDGTLSDIVPNPEEAFMTEKMRMVLREVANRFPTAIISGRKRERVQDFVQLKNVYYAGSHGLDIEAPLDSTNFNEMDNKVVLYQPAKEFLPEKRKVLNILSERTKGIKGVNIEDNKFCISVHFRHVHTKDLGTLWNVIAVVLEEYQNFRVSTGKKVFEIRPDIMWNKGHALEYFLEILGFGNSDDVLPIYIGDDRTDEDAFRVLRKRGQGFSIIVSAAPKDTKALYSLREPKEVMEFLLGLVIWSNSTTS, encoded by the exons ATGGGATTGCCAAGATTCTCATCGACTGAATGTGAAAATGCTTTCTCAATTGAGTATACTTCTTGGCTG ATGGAGCATCCTTCTGCATTGGATAAATTTGAAGAAATGACGAGCATAGCTAAAGGGAGAAAAATAGTAATTTTCCTGGATTATGATGGCACCTTGTCTGATATTGTGCCCAACCCTGAAGAAGCTTTTATGACTGAGAAG ATGAGAATGGTGCTACGTGAAGTTGCTAATCGCTTTCCTACAGCAATCATTAGTGGACGAAAACGAGAAAGG GTACAAGATTTTGTACAACTGAAAAATGTGTATTATGCTGGAAGTCATGGGCTAGATATTGAAGCTCCCTTGGATTCAACAAATTTTAATGAAATG gATAATAAGGTTGTTCTCTACCAACCGGCAAAAGAATTCTTGCCTGAAAAACGTAAG GTTCTTAATATCTTGAGTGAGAGAACCAAAGGTATTAAAGGCGTAAATATTGAAGACAACAAATTCTGCATTTCTGTACACTTTAGGCATGTTCACACAAAG GACCTGGGCACACTTTGGAATGTCATTGCAGTTGTGTTAGAAGAATACCAAAACTTTCGTGTATCAACTGGAAAGAAG GTGTTTGAGATTCGACCAGATATTATGTGGAACAAAGGTCACGCATTGGAGTATTTCTTAGAAATTCTTGGTTTTGGAAATTCAGATGATGTCCTCCCAATATATATTGGGGATGATCGAACTGATGAAGACGCTTTCAGG GTATTAAGGAAAAGAGGACAAGGTTTTTCAATAATTGTTTCTGCTGCTCCAAAAGACACCAAGGCTTTATACTCTTTACGTGAACCAAAGGAAGTTATGGAGTTTTTGTTAGGTCTAGTGATTTGGAGCAATAGTACTACTTCGTAG
- the LOC132628223 gene encoding uncharacterized protein LOC132628223: MCIAVFIWQGDSRYSLVLLLNRDEYHNRPTKAVHRWEGGEIVGGRDEVGGGTWLASSRNGKLAFLTNVLEVDTIPHAKTRGDLPVRFLQSTKSPMEFAKELVNEGNEYNGFNLILADIETKKMVYVTNRPKGEPMVIQEVHPGIHVLSNAKLDSPWPKAQRLKLHFKTMLDVYRASNEQISVKEMIENLMRDTTQAEKSKLPRICSSDWELGLSSIFVEVDTPLGVYGTRSTTALTVEVGGKVSFYELCLENNLWKEQIVNYWIEKLQMQ, from the exons ATGTGTATAGCAGTGTTTATATGGCAAGGTGATAGTAGATATTCATTAGTGTTATTGCTTAACAGAGATGAATATCATAATAGGCCAACAAAGGCAGTTCATAGGTGGGAAGGTGGAGAAATTGTTGGTGGTAGAGATGAAGTTGGTGGTGGTACTTGGTTGGCTTCTTCAAGAAATGGTAAATTGGCTTTTCTTACTAATGTTTTGGAAGTTGATACTATTCCTCATGCCAAAACCAGAGGTGACCTCCCTGTCCGGTTTCTTCAG AGCACAAAAAGTCCAATGGAGTTTGCAAAGGAGTTGGTGAATGAAGGGAATGAATACAACggatttaatttaattttagcAGACATTGAAACTAAGAAAATGGTGTACGTAACAAACAGGCCCAAAGGTGAGCCCATGGTCATACAAGAAGTCCATCCAGGTATTCATGTGCTGTCCAATGCAAAACTGGACTCTCCTTGGCCCAAG GCTCAGAGGTTGAAATTGCATTTTAAAACAATGTTGGATGTATATAGAGCAAGTAATGAACAAATTAGCGTCAAAGAGATGATAGAAAACTTGATGAGGGACACCACCCAAGCTGAGAAAAGCAAATTGCCTCGTATTTGTTCTTCAGATTGGGAGTTGGGACTTAGCTCCATATTTGTCGAAGTAGACACTCCATTG GGGGTTTATGGCACTAGAAGTACAACAGCATTGACAGTTGAAGTGGGAGGAAAAGTAAGCTTTTATGAGTTGTGCCTTGAGAACAACTTGTGGAAAGAGCAAATTGTCAACTATTGGATTGAAAAGCTCCAAATGCAATAG
- the LOC132628222 gene encoding probable trehalose-phosphate phosphatase 6 isoform X2 → MNLKHLGIYQDSRMETRFRFGFCAVIAVALCICLCGHSVYAGNSKPKNVQVALRAKWSGTPVILEAGLIEDMGLPRFSSTECENAFSIEYTSWLMEHPSALDKFEEMTSIAKGRKIVIFLDYDGTLSDIVPNPEEAFMTEKMRMVLREVANRFPTAIISGRKRERVQDFVQLKNVYYAGSHGLDIEAPLDSTNFDEMDNKVVLYQPAKEFLPEKRKDLGTLWNVIAVVLEEYQNFRVSTGKKVFEIRPDIMWNKGHALEYFLEILGFGNSDDVLPIYIGDDRTDEDAFRVLRKRGQGFSIIVSAAPKDTKALYSLREPKEVMEFLLGLVIWSNSTTS, encoded by the exons ATGAATCTGAAACATCTTGGTATTTATCAAGATTCAAGAATGGAGACTCGTTTCAGATTTGGGTTTTGTGCTGTGATCGCTGTAGCTTTGTGTATTTGTCTTTGTGGGCATTCAGTATATGCGGGGAATAGTAAACCCAAGAATGTTCAGGTTGCTTTAAGGGCTAAGTGGTCTGGTACCCCTGTAATCTTGGAAGCCGG GTTGATTGAAGATATGGGATTGCCAAGATTCTCATCGACTGAATGTGAAAATGCTTTCTCAATTGAGTATACTTCTTGGCTG ATGGAGCATCCTTCTGCATTGGATAAATTTGAAGAAATGACGAGCATAGCTAAAGGGAGAAAAATAGTAATTTTCCTGGATTATGATGGCACCTTGTCTGATATTGTGCCCAACCCTGAAGAAGCTTTTATGACTGAGAAG ATGAGAATGGTGCTACGTGAAGTTGCTAATCGCTTTCCTACAGCAATCATTAGTGGACGAAAACGAGAAAGG GTACAAGATTTTGTACAACTGAAAAATGTGTATTATGCTGGAAGTCATGGGCTAGATATTGAAGCTCCCTTGGATTCAACAAATTTTGATGAAATG gATAATAAGGTTGTTCTCTACCAACCGGCAAAAGAATTCTTGCCTGAAAAACGTAAG GACCTGGGCACACTTTGGAATGTCATTGCAGTTGTGTTAGAAGAATACCAAAACTTTCGTGTATCAACTGGAAAGAAG GTGTTTGAGATTCGACCAGATATTATGTGGAACAAAGGTCACGCATTGGAGTATTTCTTAGAAATTCTTGGTTTTGGAAATTCAGATGATGTCCTCCCAATATATATTGGGGATGATCGAACTGATGAAGACGCTTTCAGG GTATTAAGGAAAAGAGGACAAGGTTTTTCAATAATTGTTTCTGCTGCTCCAAAAGACACCAAGGCTTTATACTCTTTACGTGAACCAAAGGAAGTTATGGAGTTTTTGTTAGGTCTAGTGATTTGGAGCAATAGTACTACTTCGTAG